The Candidatus Rokuibacteriota bacterium genome contains the following window.
GCAGTTTGCGGGCTCGGGCCCCGCCGGAGGAGCCAGTCAACGGCTGACGGCTCAACCCCCGGCGGGGTCTCGGCCATCGGGCATGCTCAGCGGGACCTAGATCCTCGGAGGGGGGCTCTGCCCCCCTTCCGAGCCTCCCCCGCGGAGCGGGTGGCGCGGGCAAAGCCCGCGCTCGGAGCGCTTCGCTCCGGAGCACGAGAACACTCGGGCGGGAGAGGCCTTTTTCGGCATCGTGCTAGCGGGCGATCCCGATCTCTTTGTAGTAGCGCAGCGCTCCGGGGTGGAACGGGATGGTGGCTCCCTCCATGGCCAGCTTGACATCAGCCTGGTCAAAGGTCGGCGCGATCTCCCCGATCTCTCGAATTCGCTGCCACCACAGCTTAGTCAGCCGGTAGACCAGTTCGTCAGACAGATTCGCGTCCACGATGAGTTGCTGGAGGAAGCCAGGCGAGGGGAACTCCTCGGCTACGACGCCGTAGAGCCCCTTCGGGACCTTGCCCTTGACAGCACCCGGGACCATCGAGGTGGTCCGCTCCACCACGTCCGCGGAGAGCGGGATCGCTCGGAGCCCGATCGCCTGCTGGACCACCATCAGGTCTGGGTACGCGACCTGGGCGGGGATGAAGATGGCGTCCAGGTTGCGGTCCTGGAGCGCCTTCGAGCGGTCCGCGATCGAGGTGTAGCTGATGCTGCCGCCCTCGGCCTTGAACTTCTCCGGCGCCATCCCGGCGGCGGCCATAACGGCCTCCGCGAGCACGGTGGTCCCCCAGCCGCGGTCGCCGGGAACGATGCGCTTGCCCTTGAGGTCGGCGAGGGTCTTGATCGGGCTGTCCTTGAGAACGAACAGCGCAATGGTCACCGTGCGGCCGAGGTTGCTCGCGACGAGGCGCACGTTCTTGTACGCCTCCTTGAAGGTCCCCCGCCCGTGGTAGCCCTCCTCCGGGGAGGGCGTCAGGGCGAAGGCGATCTGAGCCTCGCCCTTGCCCACCTTGGCGACATTGACGACGCCCCCGCCCATGAGGGTGGTCGCCGAAATCTCCGGCAAGACCTGGGGGATCATCGTGGAAAACTTCGCGCCCGCCCTGAACCAGTCTCCGCCGGCGGTAGCCACACCGATCTTGATGAACTTGACCTCGGGCTTCCATTGCGCCGCCGCGGCCGGGACCAGGATGAGAGAGAGGACCAGGGGCAGAGCAACCCATCGTCTCATGGCCGTATCCTCCTCTGGGTGGATGCTGGTTGGACGGGAGTATACCGAACACCCGGGCCGTTCACAATTCCCATGGCCGCCGCGAACCGGTGGCCCAGGAGGCGCTCGGGCTGAACCCTCGGTGGCGGCGGCATCTCCGGCGTCACTGACCGGCTCCCGGTTCAGCTCGATACTCTCCCGGACCCGCGCGGGTCGCTCGGCTCGCGGCTCATCGCCACGACCGAGTAGACCGAGACGCAGAACGGCACCGCATACGTGAGCAGAATCTTTATCAGCCCGACCCTGGTAATCTCCTGCGCCAGCAACACGTCCCCCTGGTTGATCACGGTCAGGATCGTCCCGACCAGCGCGGCGACCGCGAGCGCCTTCCAGATCATCGGGGGATAGCACAAGGCGCACGCGAGGCAGCGGACCTCGCGGCGCGGTCCGGCGCCGAAGACATAGCGGGGTCCCGGCGCAACGCTGCGCGCGCATCGCGAGCACGCCGCCGGTTCGCCCGTCACCTCTTCGCCGCCGAGCACGAACTCAGACCGGCGAGTAGGCGCGGTACGCCATCTGGGCGGCGATCTTCTCGCGCGCGGCGGCGCCCCAGAACTTTTCCACCAGATAGAGCCCGAGGTCAAGGGACGACGACACCCCTCCCGCGGTGATCACCTGGCCT
Protein-coding sequences here:
- a CDS encoding TAXI family TRAP transporter solute-binding subunit, yielding MRRWVALPLVLSLILVPAAAAQWKPEVKFIKIGVATAGGDWFRAGAKFSTMIPQVLPEISATTLMGGGVVNVAKVGKGEAQIAFALTPSPEEGYHGRGTFKEAYKNVRLVASNLGRTVTIALFVLKDSPIKTLADLKGKRIVPGDRGWGTTVLAEAVMAAAGMAPEKFKAEGGSISYTSIADRSKALQDRNLDAIFIPAQVAYPDLMVVQQAIGLRAIPLSADVVERTTSMVPGAVKGKVPKGLYGVVAEEFPSPGFLQQLIVDANLSDELVYRLTKLWWQRIREIGEIAPTFDQADVKLAMEGATIPFHPGALRYYKEIGIAR
- the nrtS gene encoding nitrate/nitrite transporter NrtS, which translates into the protein MIWKALAVAALVGTILTVINQGDVLLAQEITRVGLIKILLTYAVPFCVSVYSVVAMSREPSDPRGSGRVSS